One Acidiferrobacter thiooxydans DNA window includes the following coding sequences:
- a CDS encoding ABC-F family ATPase — translation MLSTTQLTMQFGAAPLFENVSVKFGAGHRYGLIGANGSGKSTFLKILGRDLDPTSGTVAWEADKRVGKLRQDQFAFESYTVLDTVIMGDAELWRLKSERERLYGLSSLSEDDGMRVAELEADFAARDGYTAESRAAGLLTGLGVPMAQHNGPMSAVAPGWKLRVLLAQALFPDPDILLLDEPTNHLDIHTIRWLEELLVARRSTMVIISHDRHFLNQVCTHIADLDYGEVRIFPGNYDEYMTAATEVRERRLADNARKKAQIAELQAFVSRFSANASKARQATSRARQIEKIQLDEIKPSSRVSPYIRFDMGKKLYRQAVEVRALAQGYDDLLWRELDLYVGAGARIGVIGANGAGKTTLLRTLAGELTPRAGEIQWAEGARVGYCAQDHGEAFAEDLTLLAWMSQWAQPTHDEQAIRAVLGRLLFSREESEKSVRVLSGGERARMIFGKLMLLAPNVLILDEPTNHLDMESIEALNLALVHYPGTLIFASHDREFVSSLATEILELDGGQVTVFGGGYEDYLKTRGAGMGPRSGVS, via the coding sequence GTGCTCTCTACTACTCAACTCACCATGCAGTTTGGGGCCGCGCCGCTCTTCGAGAACGTGTCCGTGAAGTTCGGTGCCGGACACCGTTACGGTCTGATCGGCGCCAACGGCTCTGGCAAGTCGACGTTTCTGAAGATCCTGGGGCGGGACCTGGACCCGACCTCGGGCACGGTCGCCTGGGAGGCCGACAAGCGCGTCGGCAAGCTCAGGCAGGATCAGTTCGCATTCGAGTCATACACCGTGCTCGACACCGTCATCATGGGCGATGCTGAGCTTTGGCGCCTGAAGTCGGAACGCGAACGGCTCTATGGCCTATCCTCCCTGAGCGAGGACGACGGCATGCGCGTGGCGGAACTCGAGGCCGATTTTGCCGCCCGCGACGGTTATACCGCCGAGTCGCGGGCCGCCGGGCTGCTCACTGGACTTGGGGTGCCGATGGCCCAGCACAATGGCCCGATGAGCGCGGTGGCGCCGGGCTGGAAGCTGCGCGTGCTGCTTGCGCAGGCGCTGTTTCCCGATCCGGACATCCTGCTGCTCGATGAGCCCACCAACCATCTGGACATCCACACCATACGATGGCTGGAGGAGCTTCTGGTGGCGCGCCGCAGCACCATGGTGATCATCTCCCACGATCGCCATTTCCTGAATCAGGTATGCACGCACATCGCCGATCTCGATTACGGGGAGGTGCGCATCTTTCCGGGCAATTACGACGAGTACATGACCGCGGCCACCGAGGTGCGTGAACGGCGCCTGGCCGACAACGCCCGCAAGAAGGCCCAGATCGCCGAGCTGCAGGCCTTCGTCAGTCGTTTTTCGGCCAATGCCTCCAAGGCCCGCCAGGCAACCTCGCGTGCCCGCCAGATCGAAAAGATCCAGCTCGACGAGATCAAGCCCTCGAGTCGCGTGAGCCCTTATATCCGCTTCGACATGGGTAAGAAGCTCTACCGGCAGGCCGTGGAGGTGCGCGCCCTGGCGCAAGGCTATGACGATCTTTTGTGGCGCGAGCTCGATCTGTATGTGGGGGCCGGCGCGCGCATCGGGGTGATCGGCGCCAACGGTGCGGGCAAGACCACGCTTTTGCGGACCCTTGCCGGGGAACTTACGCCACGCGCAGGCGAGATCCAGTGGGCCGAGGGGGCGCGCGTGGGGTATTGCGCACAGGATCATGGCGAGGCGTTTGCCGAGGATCTCACGCTGTTGGCATGGATGAGCCAGTGGGCGCAGCCGACCCACGACGAGCAGGCGATCCGCGCGGTGCTCGGGCGCTTGCTGTTTTCGCGCGAGGAGAGCGAGAAGTCGGTGCGCGTGTTGTCGGGCGGCGAACGCGCGCGCATGATCTTCGGAAAGCTCATGCTGCTTGCGCCCAACGTACTGATCCTAGACGAGCCCACCAATCATCTGGATATGGAGTCGATCGAGGCGCTCAATCTGGCGCTCGTCCACTATCCCGGCACCTTGATCTTTGCCAGTCATGATCGCGAGTTCGTGTCATCGCTGGCCACCGAGATCCTGGAGCTCGACGGCGGGCAGGTGACGGTCTTCGGCGGCGGCTACGAGGATTATCTGAAGACCCGCGGGGCGGGGATGGGGCCGCGCTCGGGGGTATCCTGA
- a CDS encoding polysaccharide deacetylase family protein, whose protein sequence is MALPPPPGPVAARGPVMARLDARHVFQAVNALDGLLAAGAAWHAVAAIPAVAAIAATQAALTASCLCPRCSFLGPVITRVATAEPQVALTFDDGPDETLTPRILTLLAQYDARASFFCIGRRARQAPHLIRAAVGAGHSIENHSWDHSPRFALFGSRRLAREIDDTQDLLADVSGRAPSCFRAPLGFRNPWLAPLLAERALHYAAWSHRAFDTQDPAPARIARRLSRGLMPGAVLLLHDGRNARDYAGRPVLETVLPGLLRGLQARGLRAVDLPTLLARHDRARPPQDTPERGPIPAPRVFR, encoded by the coding sequence ATGGCCCTGCCGCCCCCGCCCGGTCCGGTGGCCGCCCGGGGGCCCGTAATGGCGCGCCTCGATGCCCGCCACGTCTTTCAGGCCGTCAACGCCCTCGATGGCCTGCTGGCCGCCGGGGCTGCCTGGCATGCCGTGGCCGCCATCCCGGCCGTGGCGGCGATCGCCGCGACCCAGGCGGCGCTGACGGCGTCCTGCCTGTGTCCGCGCTGCTCATTCCTTGGCCCTGTCATCACCCGTGTGGCCACCGCCGAACCCCAGGTGGCGCTGACCTTCGACGATGGACCAGACGAGACGCTCACCCCGCGCATCCTCACGCTGCTCGCCCAGTATGACGCCCGCGCCAGCTTCTTTTGTATCGGCCGCCGCGCCCGCCAGGCGCCGCACCTCATACGCGCCGCCGTAGGCGCCGGCCATAGTATCGAAAACCACAGCTGGGACCATAGCCCCCGCTTCGCGCTCTTTGGATCGCGCCGCCTGGCGCGCGAGATCGATGACACCCAAGACCTGCTCGCCGACGTAAGCGGCCGGGCACCATCATGCTTTCGGGCCCCACTCGGGTTCCGCAACCCCTGGCTTGCGCCGCTGCTCGCCGAGCGCGCCCTGCACTATGCCGCCTGGTCGCACCGCGCCTTCGACACCCAAGACCCGGCACCCGCGCGCATCGCCCGACGATTGTCACGGGGGCTTATGCCCGGCGCCGTGCTCTTGCTGCATGATGGCCGCAACGCGCGCGATTATGCCGGGCGGCCGGTCCTGGAGACGGTCCTGCCGGGGCTCCTGCGGGGCTTGCAGGCGCGCGGGCTGCGCGCCGTCGATCTACCGACCCTACTCGCCCGTCACGACCGGGCGCGCCCGCCTCAGGATACCCCCGAGCGCGGCCCCATCCCCGCCCCGCGGGTCTTCAGATAA
- a CDS encoding TetR/AcrR family transcriptional regulator, whose amino-acid sequence MTRGPGPSTYTRLIEATWEELRERGFKAARLDRIAARAGVTKGALYHHFPDKRSLAVTTLLETMGREIDQLWIQPLASEGDPLPRLSAGLARHIATGEACTHHSLPRLIAELVAHDPAAQLLISERLAHWRKRLGTGLTRARHAGFVQADIDCEAAALFILSAWEGCRETMRYAHPSTLSRCGQELLRYIGALRAPTDAAASDRRDVAPAPPAGKRSGTA is encoded by the coding sequence ATGACACGGGGGCCCGGACCGTCGACCTATACGCGCCTCATCGAGGCGACGTGGGAGGAACTCCGGGAACGGGGATTCAAGGCCGCGCGACTCGATCGCATCGCCGCGCGCGCTGGGGTGACCAAGGGCGCCTTATATCATCACTTTCCGGACAAGCGATCCCTGGCCGTGACGACACTCCTGGAGACCATGGGCCGGGAAATCGACCAGCTATGGATACAGCCTCTGGCATCGGAAGGCGATCCCCTGCCGCGGCTTTCCGCAGGGCTTGCCCGCCATATCGCCACTGGCGAGGCCTGTACCCACCACTCGCTGCCGCGGCTCATCGCAGAGCTCGTGGCGCATGACCCGGCCGCCCAGCTTTTGATAAGCGAGCGACTCGCGCATTGGCGCAAGCGACTGGGCACCGGTCTCACACGTGCGCGCCACGCAGGCTTCGTGCAGGCCGACATCGATTGCGAGGCCGCCGCGCTGTTCATTCTGTCGGCATGGGAGGGATGCCGGGAGACCATGCGTTACGCCCATCCCTCGACCCTGTCCCGCTGCGGTCAAGAACTCCTGCGCTACATCGGCGCGCTCCGCGCCCCCACCGACGCCGCGGCAAGCGACCGCCGGGATGTTGCGCCCGCGCCTCCCGCCGGCAAGCGCTCCGGCACGGCCTAA
- a CDS encoding ArnT family glycosyltransferase: MSSPVTRRGATAVLILAILVLTFVPLALRPLFNLNEGLYAEAAREMLTHNPMIPRLDGMPYLEKPPILYWLIMLSYKIFGIGKFAARLPSALAALGTLVVVTRFARARLREPLWPTVILFSSIGFYMMSQLAMFDMTFTLFHTITLLAFYAYIEHPERPSRLMLAAAASALACLTKGLIGIVLPGLIVIVFLALERRTIRWRPFLAAWGVFFVIALPWHIWMVLHVPGFFDRYIIQEHFDRFLGTLKPMDYRRPPFYYNFEHLLLGIFPWTPFFLEAFMRRRPYDRLDRFLLIWAATYVIFFTLSKTSSSYYMLPAMPALALFLGRAMPDLKGRSLVRLLAAFAVLCVIAGIVALHIPHATMRPYLIGAALIYLGFFLAALWERQPRMMRVLPVAAVGSLAAFAALYLTFSIAHPNRYASKDLAMALIPHLTPHSYVFVAHHYEDLSSLDFYLHRPIYVFDPRQGDLYYGVRHYPEAHRLITGKALVALARRQRVFIVGSIKDQASWARYGHFHVVASNGRDVAVENTIRDHRPALPHARHSLTGHAHAQSHAHPRHQAGPARAASAGT, from the coding sequence ATGTCGTCTCCTGTCACACGTCGCGGCGCCACCGCCGTCCTGATCTTAGCCATACTGGTCCTGACCTTCGTCCCACTCGCATTGCGGCCGCTCTTCAATCTGAACGAAGGTCTCTATGCCGAGGCCGCGCGCGAAATGCTCACGCACAACCCGATGATACCGCGCCTCGATGGCATGCCCTACCTCGAGAAGCCGCCGATCCTCTACTGGCTCATCATGCTGTCTTACAAGATCTTCGGCATAGGAAAGTTCGCCGCGCGCCTACCCTCGGCCCTGGCCGCCCTCGGGACCTTGGTGGTTGTGACGCGTTTCGCCCGCGCGCGGCTTCGTGAGCCGCTATGGCCGACGGTGATCCTGTTCTCGTCGATCGGCTTTTACATGATGTCGCAGCTCGCGATGTTCGACATGACGTTCACGCTCTTTCATACCATCACGCTGCTTGCGTTCTACGCCTACATCGAGCACCCCGAAAGGCCCTCGCGGTTGATGCTGGCCGCGGCCGCGAGTGCCTTGGCGTGCCTTACCAAGGGCCTCATAGGGATCGTCCTGCCTGGGCTCATCGTGATCGTATTCCTGGCGCTCGAGCGGCGCACGATACGCTGGCGGCCGTTTCTCGCCGCATGGGGCGTCTTTTTCGTCATCGCCCTGCCCTGGCACATCTGGATGGTGCTGCACGTCCCCGGATTCTTCGATCGTTACATCATCCAGGAGCACTTCGACCGCTTCCTCGGGACCCTGAAGCCAATGGATTACCGGCGGCCGCCGTTCTACTACAATTTCGAGCACCTGCTGCTAGGCATCTTCCCGTGGACACCGTTCTTCCTGGAGGCCTTCATGAGGAGGCGGCCGTACGACCGCCTGGATCGCTTCCTGCTCATCTGGGCGGCGACCTATGTCATCTTCTTTACGCTGTCCAAGACCTCATCGTCTTACTATATGCTGCCGGCGATGCCGGCGCTCGCGTTATTCCTGGGACGCGCCATGCCGGATCTCAAGGGCCGTTCGCTCGTACGATTGTTGGCGGCATTCGCCGTGCTCTGCGTGATCGCCGGGATCGTGGCCCTGCACATCCCGCACGCGACCATGCGTCCCTACCTCATCGGCGCAGCGCTCATCTACCTCGGCTTCTTCCTGGCCGCGCTCTGGGAGCGGCAGCCACGCATGATGCGTGTGCTGCCGGTGGCCGCCGTGGGGTCGCTCGCGGCCTTTGCCGCGCTGTATCTGACGTTTTCGATCGCGCACCCCAATCGCTACGCCTCGAAAGACCTGGCCATGGCCTTGATCCCGCATCTCACGCCGCACTCCTATGTGTTCGTGGCGCATCATTACGAGGACCTTTCGTCATTGGACTTCTATCTCCACCGGCCGATCTACGTCTTCGATCCGCGCCAGGGGGATCTCTATTACGGCGTCCGCCATTACCCCGAGGCGCATCGTCTGATCACCGGCAAGGCCCTGGTGGCACTGGCACGGCGGCAACGGGTATTCATCGTGGGCTCGATCAAGGATCAAGCCTCATGGGCGCGCTACGGACACTTCCATGTGGTGGCCAGCAACGGTCGTGACGTAGCCGTGGAGAATACGATCCGGGACCACCGCCCGGCTTTGCCGCACGCGCGCCACTCGCTGACCGGTCACGCGCATGCGCAGTCCCACGCCCACCCGCGCCATCAGGCGGGACCGGCACGCGCGGCATCGGCCGGGACCTAA
- a CDS encoding winged helix-turn-helix transcriptional regulator, with product METSSPCPVDAVLKLLAGPWTTHVLWVLQTQGALRFGALKRAIPGISSRLLTERLRRLASAGFVAREMVPSVPPQVTYRLTERGRRLGEVLAQLQPIVSEWEAQAASEVEAPLGLP from the coding sequence ATGGAGACATCCTCGCCCTGTCCGGTCGATGCCGTCCTAAAGCTCCTCGCGGGGCCATGGACGACGCATGTCTTGTGGGTGCTGCAGACCCAGGGCGCGCTGCGTTTCGGGGCCTTGAAGCGCGCCATCCCCGGGATCTCGAGCCGACTCTTGACCGAGCGCCTGCGGCGGCTTGCGAGCGCAGGCTTCGTGGCGCGCGAGATGGTGCCGAGCGTCCCGCCGCAGGTGACCTACCGCCTGACCGAGCGCGGCCGCCGGTTGGGAGAGGTCCTGGCGCAGCTGCAGCCTATTGTGAGTGAGTGGGAGGCGCAAGCGGCCAGCGAGGTCGAGGCGCCTTTGGGGTTGCCGTGA
- a CDS encoding UvrD-helicase domain-containing protein produces MTSDAEARRAAIDPTRSLVVQAPAGSGKTALLIQRYLALLARVETPEEILALTFTRKAAEEMRSRVLAALTADFTAPGDSDYERELAALAQAAARHGERRDWFLADCPGRLRIQTFDAFCAQIVNQWPAAAGVGVALEVAQDPAALYAEAALATFADLGADDAVGLALATLLPALANDVDRFVALVGELLGRREQWLPVVLETGSAAPEQARARLEGVFLRLAHEAMARARALFPEEALGPACAYLATLTGDPDWQPANLGADGVEALRLWQRLAGYFLTGGGGLRKQLKDWPKDLGPTRAYMAQFRDPEGLASALNALVAWGPCIYGDDQWQRLSALLRILPAASAQLQMVFARHGAWDFTEAALRALQALGAEGEPTAGALRLDRRLQHILVDEFQDTSVLQYRLLERLTSEWVPGEPRSLFVVGDPMQSIYGFRKAEVGLFFKLRNEGLGSWPLESVTLSANFRSRGGLVAWVNEAFARLLPKRFVSDEGAVPHAPATAVRGAGGAVRVHGLVDADMAAEADYVARLVGDIRAQRPEVEIGILVRSRSHGHAIAAALSAAGLRFAGEELYALGTRPVIRDLLALTETLLFPAARLSALSGLRAPWCGLDLADLVALCEGDPRALVDILADEGRVARLSADGRARVARMREALCAAQRQRGRVPLSRCMEETWLALGGPAALTTQAALDEALVFFEALSEREVAGEVDLWQLRAHLQKLYAPADPQASGLHILTIHKAKGLEYDVVICPGLGRRTRGDGRPLLLVQETEGPRGTDLLLAPLKAHDEDKDSLYDALWAFAARRREHEVRRLLYVACTRAREDLHLIGHAQGKDDGSVQAAGLWTVLWPVIGETFRQSCVACGSGAEAVALPPTGLRRVARRALTWVSPGPSSVMREEQAANVDAPVAFDWAGSRIRRIGIVVHALLAELAEAGLPEGGGLPDALVTRAQGLLYGQGFAAQDLPSAHATVMEALTSTLQDADGRWILAPHAQARNEYALSTFDGGAVVTARVDRTFIDGEGVRWIIDYKTGRHEGADREGFLERERERYSGQLARYARLFQDLDGRPVELGLYFPLLAAFRHWRYEPGDERRDG; encoded by the coding sequence ATGACGAGTGATGCCGAGGCCCGGCGTGCGGCCATCGACCCGACCCGCTCGCTCGTGGTTCAGGCCCCCGCCGGATCCGGCAAGACCGCGCTTTTGATTCAGCGCTATCTGGCGCTGCTCGCGCGTGTCGAGACCCCCGAGGAGATACTCGCGCTCACCTTTACGCGCAAGGCCGCCGAGGAGATGCGGTCGCGGGTGCTGGCGGCCTTGACGGCGGACTTCACGGCCCCCGGGGACAGTGACTACGAACGCGAGCTCGCGGCCCTCGCGCAGGCCGCCGCGCGCCACGGCGAGCGGCGCGATTGGTTTCTCGCCGATTGCCCGGGACGGCTGCGCATTCAGACCTTCGATGCGTTCTGTGCGCAGATCGTCAACCAGTGGCCGGCGGCGGCCGGTGTCGGCGTGGCCCTGGAGGTGGCGCAAGACCCTGCGGCCCTCTATGCCGAGGCCGCGCTCGCGACGTTCGCAGACCTGGGGGCCGATGACGCCGTGGGCTTGGCGCTCGCGACGCTGCTGCCGGCCCTTGCCAACGATGTCGATCGTTTCGTGGCCCTGGTCGGGGAACTCTTGGGGCGCCGCGAACAATGGCTGCCGGTGGTGCTCGAGACCGGGTCGGCCGCCCCCGAACAGGCGCGCGCGCGTCTCGAGGGGGTGTTTCTGCGTCTCGCCCATGAGGCCATGGCGCGCGCCCGCGCCCTGTTTCCGGAGGAGGCGTTGGGACCGGCCTGCGCGTATCTCGCAACCCTCACCGGTGATCCGGACTGGCAGCCGGCGAATCTGGGCGCCGACGGGGTGGAGGCCTTGCGACTCTGGCAGCGCCTCGCCGGGTATTTCCTGACCGGTGGCGGGGGGCTGCGTAAGCAGCTCAAGGATTGGCCGAAGGATCTCGGGCCGACGCGGGCGTACATGGCGCAATTCCGCGATCCCGAGGGGCTTGCAAGCGCGCTCAATGCGCTTGTCGCCTGGGGGCCGTGCATCTACGGCGATGACCAATGGCAACGGCTGTCGGCCTTGCTGCGCATCCTGCCGGCGGCCTCGGCGCAGCTCCAGATGGTGTTTGCCCGCCACGGCGCGTGGGACTTCACCGAGGCCGCGCTACGCGCCCTGCAGGCCCTGGGTGCGGAGGGGGAGCCGACCGCCGGGGCGCTGCGGCTCGACCGGCGCCTGCAGCATATCCTCGTCGATGAGTTTCAGGACACCTCGGTCCTGCAATACCGGCTGCTCGAACGCCTGACGAGCGAGTGGGTGCCGGGGGAGCCGCGCAGCCTGTTTGTGGTCGGCGACCCCATGCAATCGATCTATGGATTCCGCAAGGCCGAGGTCGGGTTGTTCTTCAAGCTCAGAAATGAAGGGCTCGGGTCGTGGCCGTTGGAATCGGTGACCCTGAGCGCCAATTTCCGCTCGCGCGGCGGTCTTGTCGCGTGGGTCAACGAGGCCTTCGCGCGCCTTTTGCCAAAGCGCTTCGTGAGTGACGAGGGGGCGGTGCCGCACGCGCCCGCGACCGCTGTGCGCGGCGCCGGCGGCGCGGTGCGCGTCCATGGGCTCGTGGATGCCGACATGGCCGCTGAGGCCGACTATGTGGCGCGGCTGGTGGGCGATATCCGCGCGCAGCGCCCGGAGGTTGAGATCGGCATTCTGGTGCGCTCGCGATCGCATGGGCATGCCATCGCGGCGGCGCTCAGCGCCGCCGGGCTACGCTTTGCCGGCGAGGAGCTCTACGCCCTGGGGACGCGCCCCGTGATCCGCGACCTGCTAGCGCTCACCGAGACGTTGCTGTTTCCGGCGGCGCGCCTGAGCGCCTTGAGCGGTCTTCGGGCCCCCTGGTGCGGGCTCGATCTCGCCGATCTGGTGGCGCTCTGCGAGGGTGACCCGCGAGCGCTCGTCGACATCCTCGCAGACGAGGGGCGCGTGGCGCGCTTGAGCGCTGACGGGCGCGCGCGCGTGGCGCGGATGCGCGAGGCGTTGTGCGCGGCCCAAAGACAGCGCGGGCGCGTGCCGTTATCGCGCTGCATGGAGGAGACCTGGCTTGCGCTCGGCGGACCCGCGGCCCTGACTACGCAGGCGGCGCTCGACGAGGCCTTAGTGTTTTTCGAGGCCTTGTCGGAACGCGAAGTGGCGGGCGAGGTAGACCTCTGGCAGCTGCGCGCGCACCTGCAAAAACTCTACGCACCCGCCGATCCACAGGCCTCGGGCCTGCATATCCTGACCATCCATAAGGCCAAGGGCCTGGAATACGATGTCGTCATCTGTCCGGGGCTCGGGCGTCGGACGCGCGGCGACGGACGTCCGCTGTTGCTCGTGCAGGAGACCGAGGGCCCACGCGGCACGGACCTGCTGCTCGCGCCGCTCAAGGCCCATGATGAGGACAAGGACTCGCTCTACGATGCCCTGTGGGCCTTTGCGGCGCGTCGTCGCGAGCATGAGGTCCGCCGGCTGCTTTATGTAGCGTGCACGCGTGCCCGCGAGGATCTGCATCTCATCGGTCATGCCCAAGGCAAGGACGATGGTTCGGTGCAGGCGGCAGGCCTTTGGACGGTGTTGTGGCCCGTCATAGGGGAGACCTTCCGGCAGTCATGTGTGGCGTGCGGGTCCGGTGCCGAGGCGGTTGCGCTCCCGCCCACCGGTCTGCGCCGGGTCGCGCGCAGGGCGTTGACTTGGGTGTCGCCGGGGCCCTCGTCGGTCATGCGCGAGGAACAAGCGGCGAACGTCGACGCGCCGGTGGCCTTCGATTGGGCGGGCAGCCGTATCCGGCGCATCGGTATCGTCGTGCATGCCCTGTTGGCGGAGTTGGCCGAGGCCGGCCTGCCGGAGGGCGGGGGGCTCCCTGATGCCCTGGTGACGCGCGCGCAGGGCCTCCTGTATGGTCAGGGATTTGCGGCACAGGACTTGCCATCGGCGCACGCCACGGTGATGGAGGCCCTGACATCCACGTTACAGGATGCCGACGGGCGCTGGATCCTGGCGCCGCACGCACAGGCGCGCAACGAATACGCCCTGAGCACGTTCGACGGCGGGGCCGTGGTCACCGCGCGCGTCGATCGCACGTTCATCGATGGCGAGGGCGTCCGCTGGATCATCGATTACAAGACCGGCCGCCACGAGGGGGCGGACCGCGAGGGGTTTCTCGAGCGCGAGCGCGAGCGCTATAGCGGACAGCTGGCGCGTTATGCGCGTCTCTTTCAGGATCTCGATGGGCGGCCCGTGGAACTCGGGCTGTATTTCCCGTTGCTGGCGGCCTTCCGCCATTGGCGCTACGAGCCCGGCGACGAACGGCGCGACGGGTGA
- a CDS encoding DNA recombination protein RmuC, producing the protein MSTVLAAILGALAGGLAGAWLWGRERGRQRRTAAALEETRQALTLRDAELQRTNAALNALQIEHMKLTERARYEDQIHNERLASLRDAQKTVGEMFKGLSQEALQRNNELFLGLAQERLANLTQGASAELHAREQAIAHLVGPVVERLNRVDALLAQLEVKRESAYQSLTDQVKALIESHLPRLHRETANLVKALREPAARGRWGELQLRRVVEMAGMLDHCDFIEQAQRTGDEGRILRPDLVVRLPGGRHVVVDAKTPVDAYLNAVEADDEVVRAASLKRHAAQVHTHLGQLAKKAYWEQFPRAPEFVVMFVPGEVFFSAALREDPSLIETGVDQKVIPASPTTLIALLRAVSYGWQQDAIARNAEEIAALGRELYKRVALLGRGWSDTGAKLAAAVQAYNKTVGTLEARVLPQARRFRDLRAGDEEEIAALDVLPEEPRPLSAPELAGPANAED; encoded by the coding sequence ATGAGCACGGTACTGGCTGCCATCCTGGGGGCGCTCGCCGGCGGCTTGGCCGGCGCGTGGCTGTGGGGGCGGGAGCGGGGCCGCCAGAGGCGCACGGCCGCGGCGCTTGAAGAGACCCGGCAGGCGCTGACTTTGCGGGATGCTGAGCTGCAGCGCACGAACGCGGCGCTCAACGCGCTGCAGATCGAGCATATGAAGCTCACGGAGCGCGCGCGCTACGAGGACCAGATTCATAACGAGCGCTTGGCGTCCTTGCGCGATGCCCAAAAGACCGTAGGCGAGATGTTCAAAGGGCTGTCACAAGAGGCCTTGCAGCGCAACAACGAGTTATTCCTGGGGCTTGCCCAGGAGCGTCTGGCGAACCTCACCCAGGGTGCGAGCGCCGAGCTGCACGCCCGCGAGCAGGCGATCGCGCACCTCGTGGGGCCGGTGGTGGAGCGCCTCAATCGCGTCGATGCCCTGCTCGCGCAGCTGGAGGTCAAGCGCGAAAGTGCCTATCAATCGCTCACAGATCAGGTCAAGGCGCTGATCGAGAGCCACCTGCCGAGACTCCATCGGGAGACCGCAAACCTCGTGAAGGCCCTGCGCGAGCCGGCCGCGCGCGGGCGTTGGGGCGAGCTGCAATTAAGGCGCGTAGTGGAAATGGCCGGTATGCTCGATCATTGCGATTTCATCGAGCAGGCCCAAAGGACCGGGGACGAGGGGCGCATCCTGCGTCCCGATCTGGTGGTGAGGCTGCCCGGCGGCCGGCATGTGGTCGTGGATGCCAAGACCCCGGTCGACGCCTATCTGAACGCCGTGGAGGCCGATGACGAGGTGGTGCGGGCCGCGTCCCTGAAGCGTCACGCCGCGCAAGTGCACACGCATCTCGGTCAACTCGCGAAAAAGGCCTATTGGGAACAGTTCCCGCGGGCCCCGGAGTTCGTGGTCATGTTCGTGCCAGGCGAGGTGTTCTTCAGTGCCGCCCTGCGCGAAGATCCGTCCCTGATCGAGACCGGCGTCGACCAGAAGGTGATTCCGGCAAGCCCCACCACCCTGATCGCGCTGTTGCGCGCCGTTTCTTATGGCTGGCAACAGGATGCCATCGCGCGCAACGCCGAGGAGATCGCCGCGCTCGGCCGCGAGCTCTACAAGCGTGTGGCCCTGCTCGGCCGGGGCTGGTCGGATACCGGCGCGAAACTGGCGGCTGCGGTGCAGGCCTATAACAAGACCGTCGGCACGCTCGAGGCCCGGGTCCTGCCGCAGGCGCGGCGTTTCCGCGATCTGCGCGCCGGCGACGAGGAGGAGATCGCCGCGCTCGATGTCCTGCCCGAGGAGCCGCGTCCGCTATCGGCGCCGGAGCTTGCCGGACCCGCGAATGCGGAGGACTGA
- the wrbA gene encoding NAD(P)H:quinone oxidoreductase, which produces MSRILVLYYSTWGHVERMAEAVAEGARAVDGTTVDVKRVPELLPPETLAAMHAKTTQAAPIAEPADLEHYDAILFGTPTRFGNMCAQMRHFLDLTGPLWRAGKLIGKIGSVFISTGTQHGGQETTVTSFHTTLLHHGMIIVGVPYSCAGLTRMDEITGGSPYGAATLAGGDGSRQPSANELSIARFQGEHVARLAARLQTAA; this is translated from the coding sequence ATGAGCCGTATTCTCGTTTTGTACTACAGCACTTGGGGACATGTAGAGCGCATGGCCGAGGCCGTCGCCGAAGGGGCGCGCGCGGTCGATGGCACCACAGTCGACGTCAAGCGCGTACCGGAACTGCTGCCGCCTGAGACCCTGGCGGCCATGCATGCCAAGACCACGCAGGCGGCGCCCATCGCCGAGCCCGCCGATCTCGAACATTACGATGCCATCCTATTTGGCACACCCACGCGTTTCGGCAACATGTGCGCACAGATGCGCCATTTTCTGGACCTCACAGGTCCGCTGTGGCGTGCCGGCAAGTTGATCGGCAAGATCGGCAGCGTATTTATCAGCACCGGCACGCAGCACGGTGGCCAGGAGACGACCGTGACCTCCTTCCACACCACCCTGCTCCACCACGGCATGATCATAGTCGGGGTCCCCTACTCCTGCGCCGGACTGACACGCATGGACGAGATCACCGGCGGCAGCCCCTATGGGGCGGCCACGCTCGCGGGCGGCGATGGCAGCCGCCAACCAAGCGCCAACGAGCTCTCGATCGCGCGTTTTCAGGGCGAACACGTCGCGCGGCTGGCCGCGCGCCTGCAGACCGCGGCGTGA